From Candidatus Ancaeobacter aquaticus, one genomic window encodes:
- the rpsM gene encoding 30S ribosomal protein S13: MPRILGVDIPKEKRIDISLTYIYGIGRTLAKRILTTAQIDGQRRAKELTDEEVHKLADIIPQICAVEGDVRRDIAQNIKRLISIGSYRGSRHRKNLPCRGQRSHTNARTRKGPRQVVGGMRKKVTK, translated from the coding sequence GTGCCGCGAATATTAGGGGTTGATATACCAAAAGAAAAAAGAATTGATATTTCATTAACCTATATTTATGGGATTGGAAGAACGCTTGCAAAGCGGATTCTGACAACTGCCCAAATAGATGGTCAGAGAAGAGCAAAAGAATTAACTGACGAAGAAGTCCATAAATTAGCTGATATAATACCTCAGATTTGTGCTGTTGAAGGTGATGTCAGAAGAGATATTGCCCAAAACATAAAAAGACTTATTTCGATTGGTAGTTATCGGGGATCACGTCATAGGAAGAATCTTCCGTGTCGTGGACAGAGATCACACACCAATGCGAGAACGCGTAAAGGGCCTCGACAGGTTGTTGGTGGTATGCGCAAGAAAGTGACAAAATAG
- the rpsK gene encoding 30S ribosomal protein S11 — MKKGIRTRRKVTKNVPAGIAHIQASFNNTIVSITDMKGNVVSWSSAGRSGFSGARKSTAYAATVVASDAGKQAVDCGMKSVEICVSGPGAGRESAIRALQGIGLGITLIKDTTPIPHNGCRPPKRRRV, encoded by the coding sequence ATAAAAAAAGGAATAAGAACGAGAAGAAAAGTAACGAAAAATGTACCGGCGGGTATTGCCCATATACAAGCTTCGTTCAACAACACGATCGTTTCCATAACCGATATGAAGGGTAACGTAGTTTCATGGTCAAGTGCGGGAAGATCTGGTTTTAGCGGTGCGAGAAAGTCGACAGCATATGCCGCAACAGTTGTCGCTTCGGACGCAGGGAAACAAGCGGTTGATTGTGGCATGAAAAGTGTTGAAATATGCGTCAGTGGACCTGGAGCAGGTCGTGAGTCTGCTATTAGGGCACTGCAAGGAATAGGGTTAGGCATAACGCTAATTAAAGATACTACTCCTATACCGCATAATGGCTGCAGGCCTCCGAAACGTAGAAGAGTATAA
- the infA gene encoding translation initiation factor IF-1: MSKEEPIKVEGVVLELLPNAMFRVELENGHKILAHISGKMRMHYIRILPGDKVLVEMSPYDLTKGRIVYREK, encoded by the coding sequence ATGTCTAAAGAAGAACCAATAAAAGTAGAAGGTGTAGTATTAGAACTGCTGCCCAATGCGATGTTTCGTGTTGAGCTGGAGAATGGGCATAAGATTCTTGCACATATCTCAGGTAAAATGAGAATGCATTATATAAGAATTCTTCCGGGAGACAAAGTACTTGTAGAAATGTCTCCATACGATCTAACAAAGGGAAGAATTGTATACAGAGAGAAATAG
- the rpmJ gene encoding 50S ribosomal protein L36 produces the protein MKVSASVKKVCERCKIIKRKGVVRVNCTNPRHKQRQG, from the coding sequence ATGAAAGTAAGCGCTTCAGTAAAAAAAGTTTGTGAACGGTGTAAAATAATTAAAAGAAAAGGTGTGGTAAGAGTTAATTGTACGAACCCTAGACACAAACAAAGACAGGGATAA
- a CDS encoding DNA-directed RNA polymerase subunit alpha, which translates to MSVKLRRFEMPKRLMRDDDTVTETFGRFVAEPFEGGYGYTIGNSLRRVLLSSLEGAAITSIKIDGCMHEYASLPGIVEDVIEIILNLKHVLIKLHGNKSKTLLIDVNKEGKITAADIKADSEVEIVNPDQFICTCDKKVHFKMELEVNIGRGYVPAEQNKKDTQTIGVIPIDSIFTPVRNVKYFVENTRVGQMTDYDKLIVEITTDGRITPEEALKQSSAILRKHLDVFVDYNENYVEFEKAVEEDHSPEAELERLLNTPISEIELSVRSANCINNAGMKTIRDLACRNENEMLKYRNFGKKSLNEIKAILSTMGITLGMAIPEKETNKTEE; encoded by the coding sequence ATGTCAGTTAAACTGAGACGCTTTGAAATGCCAAAGCGGTTAATGAGAGATGACGATACTGTAACAGAAACATTTGGTCGTTTTGTTGCTGAACCTTTTGAAGGTGGTTACGGATACACAATTGGTAATTCATTACGAAGAGTTTTACTATCCAGCTTAGAAGGAGCGGCAATAACATCAATAAAGATAGATGGATGCATGCACGAATATGCCTCACTGCCGGGAATTGTCGAGGATGTAATAGAAATAATACTTAATCTTAAGCATGTTCTGATTAAGCTTCATGGCAATAAATCAAAAACATTGCTTATTGATGTTAACAAAGAGGGCAAAATAACCGCAGCTGATATTAAAGCTGATAGTGAAGTGGAAATTGTTAATCCAGATCAATTTATTTGCACGTGCGACAAGAAAGTCCATTTCAAAATGGAGCTAGAAGTAAATATTGGCAGAGGATATGTGCCGGCAGAACAAAATAAAAAAGATACTCAAACTATTGGCGTTATTCCCATTGATTCAATATTTACTCCGGTACGGAACGTAAAATATTTTGTGGAGAATACCCGTGTTGGACAAATGACTGATTATGATAAGCTTATCGTTGAAATTACCACTGATGGAAGAATTACTCCTGAAGAAGCTTTGAAACAATCATCAGCGATTCTAAGAAAACATCTCGATGTATTTGTTGATTACAATGAAAACTACGTTGAGTTTGAAAAGGCAGTTGAAGAAGATCACAGTCCTGAAGCTGAGCTAGAGAGATTACTCAACACTCCTATTAGCGAGATAGAGTTGTCAGTAAGGTCAGCAAACTGCATTAATAATGCCGGGATGAAAACAATACGTGATCTTGCATGCAGAAATGAAAACGAAATGCTCAAATACCGAAATTTTGGTAAAAAATCGCTTAATGAGATAAAAGCGATTTTGTCAACCATGGGTATTACCCTTGGGATGGCGATTCCTGAAAAAGAAACAAATAAAACTGAAGAATAA
- the rpsD gene encoding 30S ribosomal protein S4 encodes MARYTGPKCKLCRREGMKLFLKGTRCHTAKCGVELRNYAPGQHGQQRSKLSSYGVQLREKQKLKRMYGVLEKQFKLYFDKAQRLKGVTGEKLLELLETRLDSVVFSMGFASARQQARQLIRHGHILVNKKRISIPSAIIKVGDVIEVKDSEKTKKRIQENMAASASRELPQWLKVNKDAFSGEVLSIPKREDIKIPINEQLVIELYSKV; translated from the coding sequence ATGGCAAGATATACTGGCCCAAAATGCAAATTATGTAGACGAGAGGGAATGAAACTTTTCCTCAAAGGAACAAGATGTCATACCGCAAAATGTGGAGTGGAGTTAAGAAATTATGCTCCAGGACAGCACGGTCAACAGCGTTCCAAACTATCATCATACGGAGTACAGTTAAGAGAAAAACAAAAACTGAAAAGAATGTATGGTGTGCTTGAAAAGCAGTTTAAATTATATTTTGATAAAGCCCAGCGCTTAAAAGGTGTTACCGGTGAAAAATTGCTTGAGCTTTTAGAAACTCGATTGGATAGTGTTGTTTTTAGCATGGGGTTTGCTTCTGCGCGTCAACAAGCCCGTCAGCTGATACGACACGGCCACATACTGGTAAATAAAAAGAGAATCAGTATTCCTTCCGCAATCATTAAGGTTGGCGATGTGATCGAAGTGAAGGATTCTGAAAAAACTAAAAAGCGTATACAAGAAAATATGGCGGCATCAGCTTCACGTGAATTACCACAATGGCTTAAAGTAAACAAAGATGCTTTTAGCGGCGAAGTGCTCAGTATTCCAAAAAGAGAAGATATTAAAATACCTATTAATGAACAGCTCGTTATCGAGTTGTATTCAAAAGTATAA